From the Streptococcus sanguinis genome, the window TTTGTTTCAAAGAAATACAAGAAGATGACGGAGGAAACGGTTTTCAATTCTTATATGACAAGGTTTTTGGAGAAATAAACTGGTTTACACATTGTCGACAAAAGCTGAACTGGTAAAGGTAAATAGTTGACTTATGGTCAATCGTATGCTAGTCTAATATATGTAGTAAATTGGAAATGTAAAGAAATCTTAATGTTTTTTACATGTTCAGTAAAAAGGAAAAAAGGAAAAAAGGAGGGATTATTTATGAAAAAAATATCTCATACTATTGCGCGCTTTTTCTCAGTAGCCTTTGTGCTCCTCTTTAGCCTGTTTTCTAGCAGTCAATCTGCCAGAGCTAAACACGGTAGATGATGTTATCACATCAATCAATGTCTACAATCAGAAGGGTGAAGAACTGACTGACAGCCTTTCCCCTTGGGAAAAATTTCAAATTGATGCAAACTTTGCCTTCAATTACGGCAAGGTTCAGCCAGGAGATACTACTACCATTGGCCTTCCTGTTGAGTTTGCCTTGGAGGGAGCTGATTTTGAAGTCAAAGATGATGACGGTAATCTCGTAGCGACAGCTGTGGTTGATGCAAGCTCTAAGCAGCTTACACTGACTTATACAGACTATGTCCTGACTCGCTCTCATATTGAAGGAAAAGTTCACCTTTTAGCTCGTGTTGACCATAATGTGGTTCGAGATAAAGGCTCAATCCCTCTGAAACTTATCGTTGGCAAGAAGATCATTGAGTATGGGAAAATTGACTACAAAGGTCTTCCTGGCCAAGCAACTCCTTATACTTTCATAAAATACGGCTGGAATAATGCGGATAATATCAAGAGCATTACTTACAGCCTGAATATCAACCAAC encodes:
- a CDS encoding Ig-like domain-containing protein, translating into MCSSLACFLAVNLPELNTVDDVITSINVYNQKGEELTDSLSPWEKFQIDANFAFNYGKVQPGDTTTIGLPVEFALEGADFEVKDDDGNLVATAVVDASSKQLTLTYTDYVLTRSHIEGKVHLLARVDHNVVRDKGSIPLKLIVGKKIIEYGKIDYKGLPGQATPYTFIKYGWNNADNIKSITYSLNINQQNQELDNVVISDTLALIPRNRS